TCTTGCCTTTCTTAAAAACATGACATTATCTTGTACAAAGAATTTCTGTTGCAAATCAACATTGATATAATCATTTAGTTAAGATGGTATAAATACAACATGTAAATCTCACATTCGTTTTAtcaaagagttgaaaagtaaacGTGGTCCAATAATAATTCCGCTTTGTCAAACAAATTCTTGGGCCTATAGAACTATAATCATGGTCCTATAGACCTATAATCATGGTGCACTAAAAATGGGGACTTACTGCGAAAATAGAGGGAGTAGAAAATCATGCCCCCTCGCAAGTCCAACCCAAATCCATGCACATAGAACAGAGTCGACCGCATGCATGCACAGCCCTCCCTTCCCCTGTAATTCCTCTCTTCCACAGAAAACAATTCGCAACACTCTCTCATACCTTCTTCTCCCCACCCTCCATTCCCCACCCCGCACAAACACAAGAAGGAAACCCAACATACATTCCCCCCATTGATTCCTGCACTTCTCCATCTCCAACATCCCTCTCACTAACTAACCATGGCATTCCATTCCCATTCCCTTTTCTCCCTTCTCACCCTAGTATTTCTCATTCCCACCCTAACAGCGACCCATGCCCAACTCTCCGAAAACTATTACGAGCAAACATGCCCCAAATTCCACGAAACCGTCCACCATGTCGTCATCGAAAAGCAAATGGCCACCCCCACTACTGCCGCTGCCGTCCTTCGCCTCTTCTTCCACGACTGCGTCCTTGAAGGCTGCGATGCCTCCCTCCTGATCGCCTCCAACTCCTTCAACAAGGCGGAGAAGGACGCCGAGATCAACGCCGCCATCCCCGGCGACGGCTTTGACATGATCACCCGTATCAAGACCGCCCTGGAGCTCCAGTGCCCCGGCATCGTCTCCTGCTCCGACATCCTCGCCGCCGCCACCCGCAACCTTATCAACATGGTCGGGGGACCCCACTACACCCTCCTATTCGGCCGCAAGGACGGTCTCATCTCCCGGGCCGATCGCACGGAGGGCCACTACGCCAAGGCCAGCATGACCATCTCCGAGCTCATCAACCTCTTCGCCTCCATCAACCTCTCTGTCCAGGACCTCGTCGCCCTAAGCGGGGCCCACACCATCGGCTTCTCCCACTGCAGCGAGTTCGCCAACCGCATCTTCAAATTCAGTCCGACGTCGGAGATTGACCCCGCCCTCAACCGCAACTACGCGGAGGGGCTGAGGAAGCTATGCGCCAATCACACGACCAACCCCGGGATGTCGGCGTTCAACGACGTCATGACCCCGGGGAAGTTCGACAACTTGTATTTCCAAAACTTGCAAAGGGGGCTAGGGTTACTGGCGACAGACCATGCCCTGGGGACGGATCCTCGTACGAAGCCGTTCGTGGATCTCTATGCCACCAACCAGGCAAAGTTTTTCGAGGATTTCGTCCAGGCAATACAGAGGGTCAGCTTGATGAACGTGAAAACTGGGAACCAGGGCGAGGTCCGCCGCCGATGCGACGCCTTCAACAACCTCAAGACTtgaacaagaagaaaagaaaaccttCAGCTTAATTTGAGCTCACCTATTGCTGTTGTTAAccaatgtaattttttttttttttttttttgggtagagTTGACAAATACGAAAATGTTGTGTCTCCCAGGCATGTACCTGCAAATTTTGCAAGCAATTAAGCGTATCTTATGAAATTACAAGCTTacaaattcataaacaaaaagaaaactactTCTAATGTAATGTCTGTTTCGTGTGGCGAAATCGCGGGTACAACAAAATAAACTTAGCAAAGAACAGTTGGGAGCTTGTGCAGAAGCAAATACAATCCTGCCATACTTTTTCATTCCTTAATCCAAAATGACTAGTACCCACGCAACGAGTTCATCGAACAAATTGTGCCAATTTACATGTGTGATTTGATGACAATGCCGACGCAAAAGGAACAGGATAAATAACTAGcgcattaataaataaataaaaattaaagaattttacaTTAACAATGAGCTGCCGTCATCATGCCATGCTTGACTAATGGAGCCAAATCATAAGCTTACGCGGTTGTTTAACGCAACTC
This Pyrus communis chromosome 6, drPyrComm1.1, whole genome shotgun sequence DNA region includes the following protein-coding sequences:
- the LOC137737408 gene encoding peroxidase 65-like; amino-acid sequence: MAFHSHSLFSLLTLVFLIPTLTATHAQLSENYYEQTCPKFHETVHHVVIEKQMATPTTAAAVLRLFFHDCVLEGCDASLLIASNSFNKAEKDAEINAAIPGDGFDMITRIKTALELQCPGIVSCSDILAAATRNLINMVGGPHYTLLFGRKDGLISRADRTEGHYAKASMTISELINLFASINLSVQDLVALSGAHTIGFSHCSEFANRIFKFSPTSEIDPALNRNYAEGLRKLCANHTTNPGMSAFNDVMTPGKFDNLYFQNLQRGLGLLATDHALGTDPRTKPFVDLYATNQAKFFEDFVQAIQRVSLMNVKTGNQGEVRRRCDAFNNLKT